In a single window of the Rickettsiales bacterium genome:
- a CDS encoding DUF2281 domain-containing protein: MENYSFIQQIEKLPKNLRDEVKDFVDFIVTKYGKSYQQNKEREFGYGKAKMSSDFNAPLEEFKDYQ, translated from the coding sequence ATGGAAAATTATAGCTTTATTCAGCAGATTGAAAAACTGCCTAAAAATCTTCGTGATGAAGTTAAGGATTTTGTTGATTTCATAGTTACAAAATACGGAAAATCTTATCAGCAAAATAAAGAGAGGGAATTCGGTTATGGCAAGGCTAAAATGTCCTCAGATTTTAATGCTCCTCTTGAAGAATTTAAGGATTACCAATAA
- the nth gene encoding endonuclease III encodes MKKSQISKVFEVFKKQNPAPKTELNFINDYTLLVAIALSAQTTDIAVNKATDRLFQKVKTPQEMVKLGEEKLKSYIKNIGLYNAKAKNVIKLSQTLVKEYNSKVPRDFDSLKSLAGVGTKTANVFLNCFYNEPVIAVDTHVFRVANRIGFVQTKNADETAEKLNKIIPQDYKLYAHHWLILHGRYVCKARKPECKKCLINNLCSFKEKTL; translated from the coding sequence ATGAAAAAAAGCCAAATATCTAAGGTGTTTGAGGTTTTTAAGAAGCAAAATCCCGCTCCAAAAACTGAGCTAAATTTTATAAATGATTATACACTTTTAGTAGCAATCGCACTTTCAGCACAAACTACAGATATTGCGGTTAATAAGGCAACGGATAGGCTTTTTCAGAAAGTAAAAACCCCACAAGAAATGGTGAAATTAGGAGAGGAAAAATTAAAATCTTACATCAAAAATATTGGCTTATATAATGCGAAAGCGAAGAATGTTATTAAGCTTTCTCAAACATTAGTAAAAGAATATAATTCAAAAGTTCCTAGAGATTTTGATTCTCTCAAAAGTCTAGCAGGCGTTGGCACAAAAACCGCAAATGTATTCCTAAATTGCTTTTATAATGAGCCTGTAATTGCGGTTGATACTCACGTTTTTAGAGTTGCGAATCGGATAGGTTTTGTTCAAACTAAAAACGCTGATGAAACCGCAGAAAAGCTCAATAAAATTATTCCGCAGGATTATAAATTATATGCTCATCATTGGTTAATTCTTCACGGCAGATATGTTTGCAAAGCTCGCAAGCCTGAGTGTAAAAAATGTTTAATAAATAATTTATGTTCATTTAAGGAAAAAACTTTATAA
- a CDS encoding argininosuccinate synthase, producing the protein MKKAVLAYSGGLDTSVILKWLQDEYSCEVVTFTADIGQEDDFSHVRGKAEKFGIKEIYIDDLKEEFVRDYVFPMFRANTLYEGKYLLGTSIARPLIAKRQIEIAKKVGADAVSHGATGKGNDQVRFEIGYYSLMPEVKIIAPWREWDLNSRTKLLEYARKNGIDVPASKENEPPYSMDANLLHISYEGKALEDPWVRYDSSMLIRTTPAEKAPDKATFIEIEFENGDPVAIDGVRYSPAKLLAKLNELGGANGIGVIDIVENRYVGMKSRGVYETPGGTILLEAHRAIESITLDRETAHLKDELMPRYAKLIYTGYWFSPERKMLQAAIDESQRYVNGTVALKLYKGSVNVVGRKSKDSLYSMAHVTFEEDEVYNQRDAEGFIKLNALRLRLGAGRK; encoded by the coding sequence ATTAAAAAAGCGGTTTTGGCTTATTCTGGTGGTCTGGATACCTCAGTTATCCTCAAATGGTTGCAAGATGAATATTCTTGCGAAGTAGTTACTTTTACAGCTGATATTGGGCAGGAGGATGATTTCTCTCATGTGCGTGGTAAGGCTGAAAAATTCGGCATAAAGGAAATTTATATTGATGACCTCAAGGAAGAATTCGTTCGTGATTATGTTTTCCCAATGTTTCGTGCGAATACTTTATATGAGGGTAAATATCTTCTTGGAACTTCAATCGCACGCCCATTAATTGCTAAAAGGCAGATTGAAATTGCCAAGAAAGTCGGTGCTGATGCGGTTTCTCACGGGGCAACTGGCAAAGGGAATGATCAAGTACGCTTTGAAATCGGCTATTACAGCCTAATGCCAGAGGTTAAAATTATCGCCCCATGGCGTGAGTGGGATCTCAACTCCCGCACGAAACTCTTGGAATATGCTCGCAAAAATGGAATTGATGTTCCTGCTTCAAAGGAAAATGAACCGCCTTACTCAATGGATGCAAATTTACTGCATATCTCCTATGAAGGCAAAGCGCTTGAAGACCCTTGGGTGAGATATGATTCCTCAATGCTAATCCGCACAACTCCAGCGGAAAAAGCTCCAGATAAAGCCACTTTCATTGAAATTGAATTTGAAAACGGCGACCCAGTTGCGATTGATGGCGTTCGTTATAGCCCAGCGAAATTGCTCGCAAAACTCAATGAACTCGGCGGTGCAAATGGCATTGGCGTGATTGATATTGTTGAAAACCGCTATGTTGGTATGAAATCTCGCGGCGTGTATGAAACCCCAGGGGGAACAATTCTTCTTGAGGCTCACCGAGCGATTGAATCCATCACTCTTGACAGAGAAACCGCGCATCTTAAAGATGAATTAATGCCAAGATACGCCAAACTTATCTATACTGGCTATTGGTTTTCTCCAGAACGCAAGATGTTACAAGCCGCGATTGATGAATCACAAAGATATGTAAATGGAACAGTTGCACTTAAACTTTACAAGGGTTCTGTAAATGTTGTGGGCAGAAAATCTAAGGATTCCCTATATTCAATGGCACACGTAACTTTTGAAGAAGATGAAGTTTATAACCAACGCGACGCCGAAGGCTTCATCAAACTAAACGCTTTGAGATTAAGATTAGGTGCGGGTAGAAAGTAG
- a CDS encoding type II toxin-antitoxin system VapC family toxin codes for MNILLDTHTIIWFYDGSSELSDKIKNIIKDYNNTCYVSIASLWEITIKYSLGKLKIEKGINDFFEFLINNNFSIIQIDFSHLLKLNSLLKFHADPFDRIIISQALSEGLPIATIDKIFSQYEVQIEW; via the coding sequence ATGAATATTCTTCTTGATACACATACAATCATATGGTTTTATGATGGAAGCTCTGAATTGTCTGACAAAATAAAAAACATAATAAAAGACTATAACAACACCTGCTATGTATCAATTGCAAGCCTTTGGGAAATAACAATAAAATATAGCCTAGGTAAGCTAAAAATAGAAAAAGGTATAAATGATTTTTTTGAATTTCTAATCAATAATAATTTTTCAATAATACAAATAGATTTTTCACATTTGTTGAAGCTCAATTCATTGCTAAAATTTCACGCAGACCCATTTGATAGAATTATAATATCTCAAGCACTTTCAGAGGGCTTACCAATTGCAACTATAGATAAGATTTTTTCTCAATATGAAGTTCAAATTGAATGGTAA